The proteins below are encoded in one region of Sebastes fasciatus isolate fSebFas1 chromosome 16, fSebFas1.pri, whole genome shotgun sequence:
- the LOC141752902 gene encoding T-box transcription factor TBX2b-like → MRDPVDTAAAAMAYHPFQAHRPGALPLSAFFTAAQPSFFPAALSFPDVAASLVEPLPERAASDAGLLRTALGQQRQQQPVHPPRSFKSLQADEEGLEDDPKVTLESKTLWNEFHKMGTEMVITKSGRRMFPAFKVRVDGLVETAKYILLMDIVAVDDCRYKFHNSRWVVAGKADPEMPKRMYIHPDSPSKGEQWMSKPVAFHKLKLTNNISDKHGFTILNSMHKYQPRFHIVRANDIMKLPYSTFRTYVFPETEFIAVTAYQNEKITQLKIDNNPFAKGFRDTGNGRREKRSKQLTVSSMHENQSKADCADSDDSCEQPSTSDPFYSPRELVSSPLMSTPTCQDDNNIGSDSDIDLQDEDIAEASCSRTEHVSTLRQKSDEIPWNQPALSRSDDNQDTTKERTVFRTSDDLYSTEMDSSKKHMSEIKDGAPLMTSQTQSSLSLGSGHLQTLDFSSAHSQQFLKLGAPLLFHPGQLSVKPDGVGHLLSSLPGVENGGLSSQSITCPSPFMFHLSQHMLASQGISLSPFGGLFSYPYGYMAAPALPTCSATSTLARNHCFRSSRPWLRFSPYQIPTTSVTSGQNLLTTRSPGSTNSQSEVSKSGGSRESSPVSDNHSHKTKAKQKTASPKNINELPNTHNPVRGLPPQ, encoded by the exons ATGAGAGATCCAGTCGACACAGCAGCGGCTGCCATGGCTTACCACCCTTTCCAAGCTCATCGACCAGGTGCCTTGCCCTTGTCAGCCTTCTTTACCGCCGCTCAGCCATCGTTTTTCCCCGCCGCGCTCTCTTTCCCAGACGTCGCCGCCTCCCTGGTCGAGCCTCTGCCGGAGCGCGCCGCCTCTGACGCGGGGCTTTTACGCACGGCTCTGGGTcaacagcggcagcagcagccggTTCATCCGCCGCGGTCCTTTAAGAGCCTGCAGGCGGACGAAGAAGGGCTGGAAGACGACCCAAAAGTCACGCTGGAGTCAAAGACTTTATGGAATGAATTTCACAAAATGGGAACTGAGATGGTTATTACAAAATCAGGAAG GAGGATGTTCCCGGCTTTCAAAGTGCGTGTAGACGGGCTGGTTGAAACAGCAAAGTACATCCTGCTGATGGACATCGTCGCTGTTGATGACTGCCGCTACAAGTTTCACAACTCCCGCTGGGTGGTGGCGGGAAAAGCTGACCCGGAGATGCCAAAGCGCATGTACATCCACCCGGACAGCCCGTCCAAAGGAGAGCAGTGGATGAGCAAGCCAGTCGCTTTCCATAAACTCAAACTCACCAATAATATTTCGGATAAGCATGGATTT ACAATTTTGAATTCGATGCATAAATACCAACCCAGATTTCATATTGTGAGAGCCAACGACATAATGAAGCTTCCCTACAGCACCTTCCGGACTTATGTTTTCCCGGAGACAGAGTTCATTGCTGTCACTGCTTATCAGAATGAAAAG ATTACACAGCTAAAAATCGACAACAATCCCTTCGCCAAAGGATTCAGAGACACTGGAAATGGGAGGCGAGAAAAGAG GAGTAAGCAGTTAACTGTTTCTTCAATGCACGAGAACCAAAGCAAAGCGGACTGTGCTGATTCTGATGACTCGTGTGAACAGCCCAGTACCAGTGATCCGTTTTATTCTCCTCGGGAGCTGGTGAGCAGCCCTCTGATGTCCACACCAACCTGTCAAG atGACAACAATATTGGAAGTGATTCAGATATCGATCTACAAGATGAGGACATTGCTGAAGCAAGCTGTTCCAGGACTGAACATGTGTCTACTTTGAGACAGAAGAGCGATGAGATACCGTGGAACCAGCCTGCTCTCAGTAGGAGCGACGACAATCAGGACACAACAAAAGAGAGGACAGTGTTTAGGACATCAGATGATTTGTACTCTACAGAGATGGATTCTTCAAAAAAGCACATGAGCGAAATCAAAGACGGTGCCCCGCTTATGACATCGCAAACGCAGAGCTCCTTGTCCCTCGGCTCTGGTCACCTTCAGACTTTGGATTTCTCGAGTGCGCACAGTCAACAGTTTCTCAAGCTCGGAGCACCTTTGTTGTTTCATCCGGGACAGTTATCGGTGAAGCCAGATGGTGTGGGACATCTGTTGTCTTCTTTGCCTGGAGTAGAAAACGGAGGCCTGTCTTCTCAGAGCATCACCTGTCCATCTCCCTTCATGTTTCACCTGTCGCAGCACATGCTGGCATCTCAG GGAATCTCGCTGTCACCCTTCGGAGGACTGTTCTCCTATCCATACGGCTACATGGCAGCGCCAGCACTCCCCACCTGTTCTGCGACCTCCACGCTGGCCAGAAACCACTGTTTCCGCAGCTCTCGGCCCTGGTTGCGATTCAGCCCCTATCAGATCCCCACCACCTCGGTCACCTCAGGCCAAAACCTACTGACAACCAGATCGCCTGGCAGTACAAACTCACAGTCTGAGGTGTCCAAATCTGGGGGCAGCAGAGAGTCGAGCCCAGTGTCTGACAATCACAGTCACAAAACCAAGGCCAAGCAGAAGACTGCTTCACCGAAAAACATTAATGAACTACCAAACACGCATAATCCGGTTAGAGGACTTCCTCCACAATAG